A region from the Sandaracinus amylolyticus genome encodes:
- a CDS encoding DUF3570 domain-containing protein, whose amino-acid sequence MARALAIACSLVLVIASVASAQSGEIGVAGTLYHEGGGPLNMTVVTPGVRASVDPIEELTIRAGWEADIVSGASVAVVDAPSAEVDVISTATQLFDFRNVISGGAEVRSDYGSIRAGYAYGFENDYRSHAMTLGARAEAFERTAAFDLSYARGWDEVCDVFQPRNQEPVDRRRLASSEGCFGDSEDLTERPVELQTFQGSWTQAWAPIFTTQLTITAQLVDGFQSNPYRAVWLGRTAAQEHHPDFRARYAAALGARLWLQPLSGALQANVRGYRDTWDVTSITAELAYEQVIEGSLRIRVRGRYYNQTGAAFYSDDYALAPRGQYFTGDRELSPMWSTLVGAQIAYTISSGAEGAALGFLRSFDLLLKGDWLHHDFPSFHYGRVAVPNVDGLIVTLSLEAAF is encoded by the coding sequence ATGGCGCGTGCGCTCGCGATCGCGTGCTCGCTCGTCCTGGTGATCGCGAGCGTCGCGTCGGCGCAGAGCGGCGAGATCGGCGTCGCGGGCACGCTCTACCACGAGGGCGGCGGTCCATTGAACATGACGGTCGTCACGCCCGGCGTGCGCGCGTCCGTCGATCCCATCGAAGAGCTCACGATCCGCGCGGGCTGGGAGGCCGACATCGTGAGCGGCGCGAGCGTCGCGGTCGTCGACGCACCGTCCGCCGAGGTCGACGTGATCTCGACCGCGACGCAGCTCTTCGACTTCCGCAACGTGATCTCGGGCGGCGCGGAGGTGCGCAGCGACTACGGCTCGATCCGCGCCGGCTACGCGTACGGGTTCGAGAACGACTACCGCAGCCACGCGATGACGCTCGGCGCGCGCGCCGAGGCGTTCGAGCGCACGGCCGCGTTCGATCTCTCCTATGCGCGCGGCTGGGACGAGGTCTGCGACGTGTTCCAGCCGCGCAACCAGGAGCCGGTCGATCGACGTCGCCTCGCGAGCTCCGAAGGATGCTTCGGCGACAGCGAGGATCTCACCGAGCGGCCGGTCGAGCTCCAGACGTTCCAGGGCTCGTGGACCCAGGCGTGGGCGCCGATCTTCACGACGCAGCTCACGATCACCGCGCAGCTCGTCGACGGCTTCCAGAGCAACCCGTATCGCGCGGTGTGGCTCGGCCGCACCGCGGCCCAGGAGCACCACCCCGACTTCCGCGCGCGCTACGCGGCCGCGCTCGGCGCGCGGTTGTGGCTCCAGCCGCTCTCGGGCGCGCTCCAGGCGAACGTGCGCGGCTATCGCGACACCTGGGACGTCACGAGCATCACCGCGGAGCTCGCGTACGAGCAGGTGATCGAGGGCTCGCTGCGCATCCGCGTGCGCGGCCGCTACTACAACCAGACCGGCGCCGCGTTCTACAGCGACGACTACGCGCTCGCGCCGCGCGGTCAGTACTTCACCGGCGATCGCGAGCTCTCACCGATGTGGAGCACGCTCGTCGGCGCCCAGATCGCGTACACGATCTCGTCCGGTGCCGAGGGCGCCGCGCTCGGATTCCTGCGCTCCTTCGATCTGCTGCTCAAGGGCGACTGGCTGCACCACGATTTCCCGAGCTTCCACTATGGTCGCGTCGCCGTGCCCAACGTCGACGGGCTCATCGTGACGCTCTCGCTGGAGGCTGCGTTCTGA
- a CDS encoding DUF4266 domain-containing protein — MQASRSSSERAWLVLVVVLASTIAGCVTVRPEEREFLADPAMTFGSEGEAGAHEAHVLSNREGSYGAAGVTGGGCGCN; from the coding sequence GTGCAGGCTTCACGGTCTTCTTCTGAGCGCGCGTGGCTCGTGCTGGTCGTCGTGCTCGCGAGCACGATCGCCGGGTGCGTGACGGTGCGGCCCGAGGAGCGCGAGTTCCTGGCCGATCCCGCGATGACGTTCGGCTCCGAAGGCGAAGCCGGCGCGCACGAGGCGCACGTGCTCTCGAACCGCGAGGGCAGCTACGGCGCAGCCGGCGTCACCGGCGGCGGCTGCGGGTGCAACTGA
- a CDS encoding SH3 domain-containing protein produces the protein MRALLALMIALAAPSIAHAQDPAPSAESTSAEEDAPVGVFARVIVDRTVMRSGPGAAFRGVRSARRGDVFPIVERGTRGYWFRVELPDATHAWISGDAVYTHELSADEASQGRFLPEVFAPAPLLQATGELHFGFGVLGVNDPNGFMTIRPTIYFAPEIGIEATLAAAVGEGGRLMIGTLGGLVNVFPDSPVVPFLGAGGGFVVSDPNADSFLLQSGVTGALYAGGGLRIAFRYRITLRLEARAWAIYDENRYVAQEELSAGFTVFF, from the coding sequence ATGCGCGCGCTGCTCGCGCTGATGATCGCGCTCGCGGCTCCATCGATCGCGCACGCGCAGGATCCAGCGCCGAGCGCGGAGAGCACGAGCGCCGAAGAGGACGCGCCCGTCGGCGTGTTCGCGCGCGTGATCGTCGATCGCACCGTGATGCGCAGCGGGCCCGGCGCCGCGTTCCGCGGCGTGCGCAGCGCGCGTCGCGGCGACGTGTTCCCGATCGTCGAGCGCGGCACGCGCGGCTACTGGTTCCGCGTCGAGCTGCCCGACGCGACCCACGCGTGGATCTCCGGCGACGCGGTGTACACGCACGAGCTCTCCGCGGACGAAGCGTCGCAGGGACGCTTCCTTCCCGAGGTGTTCGCGCCCGCGCCGCTGCTCCAGGCGACCGGCGAGCTGCACTTCGGCTTCGGCGTGCTCGGCGTGAACGACCCGAACGGGTTCATGACGATCCGCCCGACGATCTACTTCGCGCCCGAGATCGGCATCGAGGCGACGCTCGCGGCCGCGGTCGGCGAAGGCGGGCGGCTGATGATCGGCACGCTCGGCGGGCTCGTGAACGTGTTCCCCGACTCGCCGGTCGTGCCTTTCCTCGGCGCGGGCGGTGGGTTCGTGGTCAGCGATCCCAACGCCGACTCGTTCTTGTTGCAGTCGGGCGTGACCGGCGCGCTCTACGCGGGCGGCGGCCTCCGCATCGCGTTCCGCTATCGCATCACGCTGCGCCTCGAGGCGCGCGCGTGGGCGATCTACGACGAGAACCGCTACGTCGCGCAGGAGGAGCTCAGTGCAGGCTTCACGGTCTTCTTCTGA